In a genomic window of Brassica rapa cultivar Chiifu-401-42 chromosome A10, CAAS_Brap_v3.01, whole genome shotgun sequence:
- the LOC103845052 gene encoding phosphatidylinositol/phosphatidylcholine transfer protein SFH14 isoform X2: protein MLLRFLKTMEFSIEKTVTAWEQMLKWRKEFGADRIIHEFNFKELDKVVRHYPQGYHGVDKDGRPIYIERLGKAHPGKLMDVTTIERYLKYHVQEFERALQEKLPACSIAAKRRVTTTTTILDVEGLGMKNFSPTAANLLASIAKVDCNYYPETLHRMFIVNAGIGFRTLLWPAAQKLLDPMTIAKIQVLEPKSLSKLHEAIDSSQLPEFLGGLCKCANEGGCLRSNKGPWNDPEIIELVHHMEVNHVQQTTKTPLHIRDNDSATRMIPPNETLKEEPDSEEYYHSTGSRSPMHTCFVSPHSDKASTSDGDKIITTVESIEPAQGELSQPQSLNTDTESSSSATTSRREGGQVSRYSALREKIKGENIVHLVKILVAFPLMKLFALFAFLLHGYWQRQNYVPVLHDSSINNEMILQCLERLKKLEKDFTETSRIPLKIPEANEKLLTESLERIKSLELDLDKTKSVLHITLTKQLQITEEIESRYQEEQINRCCF, encoded by the exons ATGTTGTTGAG GTTTCTGAAAACAATGGAGTTCAGCATCGAGAAAACTGTCACTGCATGGGAACAAATGCTCAAATGGAGGAAGGAGTTTGGAGCAGATCGCATTATACat GAGTTTAACTTCAAAGAGTTGGACAAAGTGGTGAGGCACTATCCACAGGGGTATCATGGAGTTGATAAAGATGGTAGACCAATCTATATCGAGAGACTAGGAAAAGCTCATCCCGGTAAGCTTATGGATGTTACAACCATTGAACGGTACTTAAAGTACCATGTTCAAGAATTCGAGAGAGCTCTTCAGGAGAAGCTTCCTGCATGTTCCATTGCAGCCAAGCGACGAGTCACTACGACGACTACAATACTTGATGTCGAAGGCCTG GGTATGAAGAACTTTAGTCCTACAGCTGCGAATCTCCTGGCCTCTATTGCTAAAGTTGATTGCAATTATTACCCTGAG ACTTTGCACCGAATGTTCATTGTCAATGCAGGGATTGGATTCAGGACTTTACTTTGGCCTGCCGCTCAGAAGTTACTTGATCCCATGACTATTGCAAAGATACAA GTTTTGGAACCAAAGTCCTTGTCAAAATTACATGAAGCAATTGATTCCAG TCAACTTCCAGAATTTTTGGGAGGCTTATGCAAATGCGCTAACGAAGGAGGGTGTTTAAGGTCTAACAAAGGACCATGGAATGATCCTGAAATAATTGAG TTGGTACATCACATGGAAGTAAATCACGTACAACAAACTACAAAAACTCCTCTTCATATAAGAGATAATGATTCTGCCACTCGCATGATCCCGCCTAAT GAAACTTTAAAAGAAGAGCCAGATTCTGAAGAATATTACCATTCCACTGGGTCAAGATCTCCAATGCACACTTGTTTTGTTTCTCCACACTCTGATAAGGCTAGTACATCAGATGGTGATAAAATCATTACCACTGTAGAATCTATAGAACCGGCTCAAGGGGAACTGTCTCAACCCCAGTCACTAAACACGGACACTGAAAGCTCTTCTTCTGCAACGACATCAAGAAGAGAAG GTGGTCAGGTTTCACGGTATAGTGCTCTTAGAGAGAAAATCAAAGGCGAGAACATCGTTCACTTGGTGAAAATACTAGTAGCCTTTCCACTGATGAAGCTGTTTGCTCTCTTTGCTTTCTTATTGCATGGATACTGGCAAAGACAGAACTATGTCCCTGTCCTCCATGATTCATCTATAAACAACGAGATGATTCTTCAGTGTTTGGAACGTCTTAAGAAGCTGGAGAAAGACTTCACAGAGACTAGTAGAATCCCTCTAAAAATTCCAGAAGCAAACGAGAAGCTATTAACGGAGTCTCTCGAGAGGATCAAGTCTCTTGAACTCGATCTCGACAAAACCAAATCA GTATTACATATAACGTTAACAAAACAGCTTCAGATTACAGAAGAGATTGAATCCCGTTACCAAGAAGAA CAAATAAACCGATGCTGCTTCTGA
- the LOC103845052 gene encoding phosphatidylinositol/phosphatidylcholine transfer protein SFH14 isoform X1, with protein MSGREQTRDKLSDSECTEDEPRRSRIGNLRKKAISCSSKLTHPLKRKGKRKIDYSVPFIEDVRDENEEKIVLKLRQELLNKDLLPSRHDDYHMLLRFLKTMEFSIEKTVTAWEQMLKWRKEFGADRIIHEFNFKELDKVVRHYPQGYHGVDKDGRPIYIERLGKAHPGKLMDVTTIERYLKYHVQEFERALQEKLPACSIAAKRRVTTTTTILDVEGLGMKNFSPTAANLLASIAKVDCNYYPETLHRMFIVNAGIGFRTLLWPAAQKLLDPMTIAKIQVLEPKSLSKLHEAIDSSQLPEFLGGLCKCANEGGCLRSNKGPWNDPEIIELVHHMEVNHVQQTTKTPLHIRDNDSATRMIPPNETLKEEPDSEEYYHSTGSRSPMHTCFVSPHSDKASTSDGDKIITTVESIEPAQGELSQPQSLNTDTESSSSATTSRREGGQVSRYSALREKIKGENIVHLVKILVAFPLMKLFALFAFLLHGYWQRQNYVPVLHDSSINNEMILQCLERLKKLEKDFTETSRIPLKIPEANEKLLTESLERIKSLELDLDKTKSVLHITLTKQLQITEEIESRYQEEQINRCCF; from the exons ATGTCAG GTCGGGAACAAACAAGAGATAAGTTATCAGATTCTGAGTGCACAGAGGATGAGCCACGTCGTTCTAGAATCGGGAACTTGAGAAAGAAAGCGATTAGTTGTTCTAGTAAACTTACACACCCTTTAAAGAGAAAAGGGAAACGGAAAATAGATTACTCAGTGCCTTTCATTGAAGATGTTAGGGACGAGAATGAGGAGAAGATTGTACTTAAACTGCGTCAAGAGCTTCTCAATAAAGATTTGTTGCCTTCAAGGCATGATGATTATCATATGTTGTTGAG GTTTCTGAAAACAATGGAGTTCAGCATCGAGAAAACTGTCACTGCATGGGAACAAATGCTCAAATGGAGGAAGGAGTTTGGAGCAGATCGCATTATACat GAGTTTAACTTCAAAGAGTTGGACAAAGTGGTGAGGCACTATCCACAGGGGTATCATGGAGTTGATAAAGATGGTAGACCAATCTATATCGAGAGACTAGGAAAAGCTCATCCCGGTAAGCTTATGGATGTTACAACCATTGAACGGTACTTAAAGTACCATGTTCAAGAATTCGAGAGAGCTCTTCAGGAGAAGCTTCCTGCATGTTCCATTGCAGCCAAGCGACGAGTCACTACGACGACTACAATACTTGATGTCGAAGGCCTG GGTATGAAGAACTTTAGTCCTACAGCTGCGAATCTCCTGGCCTCTATTGCTAAAGTTGATTGCAATTATTACCCTGAG ACTTTGCACCGAATGTTCATTGTCAATGCAGGGATTGGATTCAGGACTTTACTTTGGCCTGCCGCTCAGAAGTTACTTGATCCCATGACTATTGCAAAGATACAA GTTTTGGAACCAAAGTCCTTGTCAAAATTACATGAAGCAATTGATTCCAG TCAACTTCCAGAATTTTTGGGAGGCTTATGCAAATGCGCTAACGAAGGAGGGTGTTTAAGGTCTAACAAAGGACCATGGAATGATCCTGAAATAATTGAG TTGGTACATCACATGGAAGTAAATCACGTACAACAAACTACAAAAACTCCTCTTCATATAAGAGATAATGATTCTGCCACTCGCATGATCCCGCCTAAT GAAACTTTAAAAGAAGAGCCAGATTCTGAAGAATATTACCATTCCACTGGGTCAAGATCTCCAATGCACACTTGTTTTGTTTCTCCACACTCTGATAAGGCTAGTACATCAGATGGTGATAAAATCATTACCACTGTAGAATCTATAGAACCGGCTCAAGGGGAACTGTCTCAACCCCAGTCACTAAACACGGACACTGAAAGCTCTTCTTCTGCAACGACATCAAGAAGAGAAG GTGGTCAGGTTTCACGGTATAGTGCTCTTAGAGAGAAAATCAAAGGCGAGAACATCGTTCACTTGGTGAAAATACTAGTAGCCTTTCCACTGATGAAGCTGTTTGCTCTCTTTGCTTTCTTATTGCATGGATACTGGCAAAGACAGAACTATGTCCCTGTCCTCCATGATTCATCTATAAACAACGAGATGATTCTTCAGTGTTTGGAACGTCTTAAGAAGCTGGAGAAAGACTTCACAGAGACTAGTAGAATCCCTCTAAAAATTCCAGAAGCAAACGAGAAGCTATTAACGGAGTCTCTCGAGAGGATCAAGTCTCTTGAACTCGATCTCGACAAAACCAAATCA GTATTACATATAACGTTAACAAAACAGCTTCAGATTACAGAAGAGATTGAATCCCGTTACCAAGAAGAA CAAATAAACCGATGCTGCTTCTGA
- the LOC103845053 gene encoding GPI-anchored protein LLG1, whose amino-acid sequence MNLNFLSSSLFLFLLLSVFSSFISDSVLIKSETLVNGRNLLQKKKACPVNFEFMNYTIITSQCKGPKYPPKKCCSAFKEFACPYADQLNDFRNDCATTMFSYINLYGKYPPGLFANSCQEKGGLKCPGQK is encoded by the exons ATGAATCTTAACTTCCTCTCTAGTtctctcttcttgtttctactACTCTCAGTATTTTCGAGTTTCATCTCAG ATAGTGTATTAATCAAATCTGAAACTTTGGTTAATGGAAGAAACCTGCTACAGAAGAAGAAAG CATGTCCAGTGAACTTTGAGTTTATGAACTACACAATCATAACAAGCCAATGCAAGGGTCCAAAATACCCGCCCAAGAAATGTTGCTCCGCATTCAAGGAATTTGCTTGTCCATACGCTGATCAGCTGAACGACTTTCGGAATGATTGTGCAACCACTATGTTCAGCTACATCAACCTCTATGGTAAATACCCGCCTGGACTGTTCGCAAACAGCTGCCAAGAAAAAGGAGGTCTCAAGTGTCCGGGTCAAAAATGA
- the LOC103845055 gene encoding GPI-anchored protein LLG1, producing the protein MELNFLSKALSSFILVLTILASFSSSSFISDGVFEPQNLAIGRNLLQTRKACPVNFEFMNYTIITSLCKGPKFPAKECCGAFKDFACPYADDLNDLSNDCATTMFSYINLYGKYPPGLFANQCQEGKEGLECPATSPTSASDVNAATTTAASSRLWLAASAAFLVFVKLL; encoded by the exons ATGGAGCTCAACTtcctctctaaagctctgagtTCTTTCATCCTTGTACTCACAATACTTGCATCCTTCTCATCTTCAAGTTTCATCTCAG ATGGTGTGTTCGAACCGCAGAATTTGGCTATTGGAAGAAACCTGCTTCAGACCAGGAAAG CATGTCCTGTGAACTTTGAGTTTATGAACTACACAATTATAACAAGCCTATGCAAAGGTCCCAAATTCCCAGCCAAGGAATGCTGTGGCGCCTTCAAAGACTTCGCGTGTCCCTACGCTGACGATCTCAATGATTTAAGCAATGACTGTGCAACCACTATGTTCAGCTACATCAATCTATATGGAAAATACCCGCCTGGACTGTTTGCAAACCAGTGCCAAGAAGGTAAAGAAGGTCTCGAATGCCCCGCTACGTCTCCCACCTCGGCAAGTGATGTAAACGCAGCCACCACCACCGCTGCTTCTTCTCGTCTTTGGCTGGCAGCTTCTGCAGCTTTTTTGGTGTTTGTCAAGTTGCTCTGA